The DNA window ccgcccccaaaTGTTCACGatgtctggctccgcccccaaaTGTCAAATTGTTTGCTCTTCCCGCAGGAGGACAAACTGGACGTGCCCACCCCGAAGATGTACAGCTCCTTTATCCCCAACGGGGGCGGCGAGCCTCACCTGCACACGCCCGGACACCCGGGCCTGCCGCTGGGAGACCCCGACCTCAGCCTGTCCCAGGTAGGAGGGGCGGCCCAGACCATGGTCCAGCTCGGCGGAGCCTGAgttaagagagagagggggagaaagggagagagagacagagaggaagggagagagagagagagagagagagagagagagagggcgagagggcgagacagagagagacagagggagagagagagagggcgagacagagagagagagagggcgagagagagagagacagagggagagagagagagagagggtgagaggaagagagagagggagcgacagacagacagagagagagagagagacagagggagagagagggcgagaggaagatagagagagggagcgaaagacagacagagagagagagagagagagagagagagagagggagagagagagagagagagagagagagagagagggcgagacagagagagggagagacagacagagagagagacagagggagagagagagggcgagacagagagagagagagggagagagagagacagacagataattattttgcaagggcaccgttGGAACTTGTACTTTTTGGCGCTtttcttaaatgtttttgtcctttttgaAAACGTTCCCAATGACGCGGTCTTTGACCCGGTCTAACCTCTGGTCAGTCTCTGTCTCAGGCCGATGGCGAGCTGTCCGGTCTAACCTCTGGTCAGTCTCTGTCTCAGGCCGATGGCGAGCTGTCCGGTCTAACCTCTGGTCAGTCTCTGTCTCAGGCCGATGGCGAGCTGTCCGGTCTGCCCACGCCAGACTCCACGCCAGAGCTCCCCATCAAGAGCATGAAGGCGCTGCGCCACCATCAGTACGAGAAGAACCAGAACGGCAACAACGCCGCGGACGCCATCCCGCCCCGCGGCGGCCCCAGCTGCTCCGCGTCCAGCCTGGGCTTCATCGTGACCCAGCCGCCGGCGTTTCCCTTCCCgcgtcaccatggcaacagtcTGAGCAACGGCGCGGCGCACGGAGCGGGCGCTTCTTCCACTTCGCTGCACCTCCCGGAGGAGAGGAAGGTCTGTGGGAGaaacttacatacacacacacacacactcattcatacacacacacacactcattcatacacacacacacacacactcacacacacacacacacacacacacacacacacacacacacacacacacacacacacacacacacacacacacacacacacacacacacactcatacacacacacacacacacacacacacactcccacacacactcacactcacactcacactcacactcacacactcacacactcatacacagacacacacagacactcatatacacacacacacacacacacacacacacactcatatacacacactcatacacacacacacacacacacacacacacactcccacacacacacacactcacacactcatacacacactcacacactcatatacactctcacactcacacactcatacacacacacacacacacacactcattcatacacacacacacacactcacacacacacagatggaaaaagaTCTTAGAGATGGGGGAACATTGGGCATTTTACATGCTCCTGCTTacgctcttattttgaaagttttgcAAAATCCTAACCGTAACGACTACAAAAACTTACATTTTGTGCAGCTAAAAAGCACTTCTTCTACTAAATGTTCCTTTCACACAGGTCTGCGATGAGCGGGCGGCCGGCGTTGGGGGTGGgggcccccccccccatcaccaCCACTCCCAGCAGTCCCTCCCACAGGCGGTTGTGGACGTGTCGGCGCTGGACGAGCTGCTCAAACACATCCACGAGGTCAGCGCGTCGGGGACGGGCGGCATCAAAGTcctcacctccacctcctcgtccTCCCTGTTCCCCGGGCCGTCCGCCGCGGGACATCACCATagcaaccaccaccaccaccatcacacGCCGCACGGACAGACGCGCACGCACCACTACAACCAAAGCCATCACCACAGCaaccaccacaacaacaacaacagcagcagcagcagcgttcaGCCGCAGCAGATCCCCGAAACGGAGTCTGCGCCGTATTACAGCACGTCCACGCTGCCGAGGGACGGCGTCCCCAAACGCCTGGACGCCCCGGCCCAGAACTCCGCCAACACTTCTTCCTCCACGCCATCTTCCTCGTCCACGCCGCTCCAGCAACAGACGATCCCAGAGGCGCCTGGGGGAAAGGGCGCCTCCGTGACTCGCCACCTGTCGCAGCGCCACTCGCTCATCAAAATGGGCAGCGGGGGCGGAGGCGGGAGCGGGGGCGGGGCCGTCCCACGCCACCACAGCTTCAACCAGCGGGGCGCGGTGCAGCACGCGCACTTCCTGGCCCGGATGAacaccaacagcagcagcaacgggCCGCCGGGCGCCAACGCTAACACTAATGGCGCGAGGCAGCGGGCGTCTATCGCCTCCGCTGCTTGCCTGACGCGCCAGCACAGCTACAGCGAAGGGCCGCACACGCAGCGGGCCGGCGCCGTCGTCCGCAGATCGGCGTCTCTCAAACCCCAAGTCCCGCCAAAGCCGCTGTTCCTCCCGAACGCCGCGGCTTCTTCGGCGCCAGTAGCGGAAGCGGAGAAGTACAAATACTGAAACTGTAGGGAGAAGTGCTGCAGTCAGATGTCTGCACGTTCAGACACAAATGTACGCAGAACGGACAAAACGAGTAGCCCGACGTGGTCAAActgctgtgattatggggcgtttcaaccgaaccaggaaccaagaaaatgcctctgcactccattggatagacctccaaccaatcagagcaaccgAGACAGACGCCACAGAAGCTgtaagtcaaaggcaggctccGACAGAGCAAAGACAGTGGCAAGGCAGTTTCCGTGTCGTGCGGACGGACAGGTGTGTGGCAGTatgttctctgttcctctttttaaaatgaatgcgctgttgATATCTTCCATAACAGACGACGCAATGGCGGGATCTACACATCTCAGTTCTCccgcggcagccatctttgttatGAATGAAGTCCAGACTGAACTTTCCccacctcaaatgttgtgggcgggtaTAAGTTTGGCCTCCGTCCAGGATACAAAACGAGTGCGTCGATTAGAGACGAAAAGACACAGAAGAGACTTCCGAGCCTTTTCGTTCAGCCGCAATCGCCCCTCGTTACGAGCCCTCTTCAGTTGTGGTTATTGTCCCGCTGGGAGGAGGCGGCCGCTGCCCCCTCGCTGCTTCTCTGAGTCACAACTGCTGCTTTCGCTCGCAGAGCAGAGCTGACAGAAAAGAGCTGCAGAGACGCTCGAAAGATCGACCCAAAAACAAGCGAGGGCGACTTTCCCCCGTCTCGGCATACTTGCGGAGCAACAAACCGACTCAAGACGAGTAGGAGAAAAACATTCCAGAAAGCAGGGCGAAAGATGTTAATTATTCCAAAAAGTGGAGTCCTCAAGGCTTCGAGATGGCCTGGAAAAAACTCCTTGATTAATGCAGTTTTCTTACAAGTGCTTTGATCTGATGTCCCCAGTTATTGCACCTTGGCACGGGGCCCGggattctcctttttttttgcaaatactttcagaaaaagcaggaaaatcAGACATGAACTGAGTCTGGGACCGCTGGGACATTTCTGCAGGACTTTGAGTCAAACGGAAATggaaatcaaacaaaaacaattatacaatatgtcaaaacaaaaaatgaccaGAGCgtaattctgtttttttttttttcctctccttttgGAAGTCTGTTTTTCCCCCTGATGGATCAGCTCTCTGTGGCtttaagtcacacacacacacacacacacacacacacacacgcacacacacacacacacacgcacgcacacacagacagacacgcacacacagacgcacacacagacagacagacagacacacacactgacagacacgcatacacacacagacacacacgcacacacacacacacacagacacacacagacacacacacacacacagacacgcacgcacacacagacagagacacacacacacacagacagacagacacacacacacagacacacacgcatacacacacacacacacacacacgtacacacacacacacacacacacacacacacacacacacacacacacacacacactctctctctctctctctctctctctctgctgcacaAAGAAAGCAGCAGCTTTGTGCTTTAAGGGCAGTGAATTTGACAGGAGGGTTCACTCAAGAGAGGAAAAGCCCCGCAGTGGAGGCGTGCGTTATCCCGCCCAACGCTGCAAGATGACGGGACGTTCAAGAGACGGGGAGTTTTTGCACACGTCAGCAACACTTTGAGGAATGTGGAGGAGAAAAAGCTGCAGTATGAAATCTAAAACATGTTGAAATCCAGCAGCCACGGAGATCCAGACAGAACACACgaaaacatggacacacacacacacacacacacacacacacacagacatacacacacagacacacacacatagagacacacacgcacacacacaaacacacacatagacacacacacacacatagagagacacacacacatagagacacacagacatagagacacacacatagacacacacacacacagacatttagacacacatacacacacagacacacacacacagagacacacacacacacacagacacacacacacaaacacacacagacacacacacaaacacacacatagacacacacacacacatagagagacacacacacatagagacacacacacacacacacacacacatagagacacacacacacagacatttagacacagacacacagacacacacacatagagacacacacacacacacacagagacacacacacacaaacacacacatagagacacacacacacacacatagagacacacacacacacacacacacacacacacacagacatacacatagagacagagacatagagacacacacacacacagagacacacacacacacacacacacacagagacacagccgTGGAGATCCAGacagaacacacaacaacatgaatgtttgggtttttttgttctttttatacCATATTGGTATCTAAAAAACACAAACGACGCATTAACGGCTCGTTGGCGGTGTTTTCTACGGAGCCCAGAGGGATTTCTCGGATTCATTATTCCCTCCAATAGAAAGGAACGTACCCGATGCTCCCTTCATTTAGtaatttgtgtgttttgaaCGACTTAATTGACTTTCTTGAATTGATAATTGCTTTCAAGTGACTTCATTTGCTTCTCTCTTCTACATCTGTCTGTATCTAATGAAGAGTTTTCAACAGCTTTATTTATGAACTGATTTTGGGTGTTGATTAACGGGGTTACTgaggtatttttcaacctggacccatTTTTCCCAACTTTTTGTATCTATCTATGAAGccgtttttccactacatggtacctgctcgactctactccaCTTTTTGGGTtttcgagcaggtaccacgtagtGGAAAAACGCCTTAAGTGACTGATTGGGTACAACATTTTGTTGAAATAAGTCCAAATTGTAACCACTCGCGGGTATTTGTACACCTGCACCCGCAGTTTGCGTCCACTATAAgtgctgtttttgtcatttacagGCTCGGAATATTATTGAGAAAACATTTGCTTAATAGTTTCCTCAAACTACTTAAAGGGGTTACTTCTCTTCAGTTACTGATTTTGAAATCTGGTCCAGTGTTAAgcaagaaacaagctgcaatcaaACGTTTTTTTGGAGGGATTAgcgtcagtcagcgtccactagaagttgttgttgccgctgacagactcagattattattctaagtgtctgacaacattatgaaaggatccctacagagatagaccttttagttaaagaggaagatccttttagtttaacatgaaatcaccatcaccaaactacaccagactccatgtaaataatcaggacttttagcgtgtatagagccagcatatttccaccagactccatgtaaataatcagtacttttagcgtgtatagagccagcatatttccaccagactccatgtaaataatcagtacttttagcgtgtatagagccagcatatttccaccagactccatgtaaataatcagtacttttagcgtgtatagagccagcatatctccaccagactccatgtaaataatcagtacttttagcgtgtatagagccagcatatttccaccagactccatgtaaataatcaggacttttagcgtgtatagagccagcatatgtccacatgtaaatgggtgaattaagggtttatttcaaccaaaccagagtggtgattgttggaacagtggaaagatgaaccaagacggcttttggtagttttatttagtttctgtccacttttaatgaagtgtgttttacgatgctaaaattactgtttatttgcatggagtctggtggctttagcgatagcaatttcgcagatgttttaaaaaaggatcttactctttaactaaaaggtctatgtctgtagggatcctttccataattgtttacgctatccgccattttcccagtcataaataggaggaaatgtcattcttatatgaggctcctttttcaactacaaggtcaatatactcgactatttctgactggctcgatagacggcgaccggaagaacaacagctacagtgagttgttaaagccttcttagtgttttaaaaatagctattttgatgctatcatagtagtgcccgtaggactcccattcaaaaggacatttgaccgaaaaacaagaatacggtaaatcttaaaagtgacgcttccgtcctaaaaatgcttttaaacgaaagtttgccTCGGGTACATTCAAAAAAAGACCcaaggttgcattttggtgagagttacgctttaagtaatTTGAGGGTTTATTGAATGTTTCCTCATCACGTATACTAAGCCCTGTAGTAGTGACAGGACTCTGTCATTTACAGATTGAAGTAAAACAACAGTTACCAGCTAAAACAGAAGACACGTTTGGGACCTTTGTCTTAAAATGTCAGTGACACATTTCTCTCACTTACCTCCGGTGCTGAGTGGCCGTGAGGATCGTGTTTTTCCGCTGTACATTTTACCCCGAGAGACACTTTCGTtaactgcagttttttttatattttcaaacatgttaaaaagagaagaaaatat is part of the Sander vitreus isolate 19-12246 chromosome 22, sanVit1, whole genome shotgun sequence genome and encodes:
- the LOC144537091 gene encoding semaphorin-6D-like isoform X1 — its product is MDQRAAANVHYTLLIACVLVAFCLGAILSGFLVSCYCGRSAAQRARRLGKDPEVSLPHALSLRSLAKLNGLLDGQPKEDKLDVPTPKMYSSFIPNGGGEPHLHTPGHPGLPLGDPDLSLSQSLSQADGELSGLPTPDSTPELPIKSMKALRHHQYEKNQNGNNAADAIPPRGGPSCSASSLGFIVTQPPAFPFPRHHGNSLSNGAAHGAGASSTSLHLPEERKVCDERAAGVGGGGPPPHHHHSQQSLPQAVVDVSALDELLKHIHEVSASGTGGIKVLTSTSSSSLFPGPSAAGHHHSNHHHHHHTPHGQTRTHHYNQSHHHSNHHNNNNSSSSSVQPQQIPETESAPYYSTSTLPRDGVPKRLDAPAQNSANTSSSTPSSSSTPLQQQTIPEAPGGKGASVTRHLSQRHSLIKMGSGGGGGSGGGAVPRHHSFNQRGAVQHAHFLARMNTNSSSNGPPGANANTNGARQRASIASAACLTRQHSYSEGPHTQRAGAVVRRSASLKPQVPPKPLFLPNAAASSAPVAEAEKYKY
- the LOC144537091 gene encoding semaphorin-6D-like isoform X2; translated protein: MDQRAAANVHYTLLIACVLVAFCLGAILSGFLVSCYCGRSAAQRARRLGKDPEVSLPHALSLRSLAKLNGLLDGQPKEDKLDVPTPKMYSSFIPNGGGEPHLHTPGHPGLPLGDPDLSLSQADGELSGLPTPDSTPELPIKSMKALRHHQYEKNQNGNNAADAIPPRGGPSCSASSLGFIVTQPPAFPFPRHHGNSLSNGAAHGAGASSTSLHLPEERKVCDERAAGVGGGGPPPHHHHSQQSLPQAVVDVSALDELLKHIHEVSASGTGGIKVLTSTSSSSLFPGPSAAGHHHSNHHHHHHTPHGQTRTHHYNQSHHHSNHHNNNNSSSSSVQPQQIPETESAPYYSTSTLPRDGVPKRLDAPAQNSANTSSSTPSSSSTPLQQQTIPEAPGGKGASVTRHLSQRHSLIKMGSGGGGGSGGGAVPRHHSFNQRGAVQHAHFLARMNTNSSSNGPPGANANTNGARQRASIASAACLTRQHSYSEGPHTQRAGAVVRRSASLKPQVPPKPLFLPNAAASSAPVAEAEKYKY